The following are encoded in a window of Novosphingobium sp. ZN18A2 genomic DNA:
- a CDS encoding acyl-CoA dehydrogenase family protein gives MTAHRPVEALDTHDVFNQPPPLEDIDLFTTDRALCDAVTRSGAGAHSQRLSALGQRSGSAELQAWGVEANRVQPVLETHDRYGRRIDEVTFHPAYHGLMRLGLESGFANAAWDGTANGHALHAAILMLSTQPDAGTTCPMTMTYAAVAALEAEPDVAAEWTPRILAGRYDPAVRPAGEKAGVTIGMAMTEKQGGSDVRANTTRASPAPDTGAGWYSLTGHKWFCSAPMCDAFLTLAYSEGGLTCFLLPRWLPDGTRNTGFRVMRLKDKMGDKSNASSEVEYHGALARRVGPEGRGVATIIQMVQHTRLDCVMGSAGQMRWGLAQAVWHSAHRSAFQKRLADQPAMANVLADLALESEAATAIGLRLAQAFDEGDPIARLLTPVAKYWVCKRAPSMIYEAMEAHGGAGYVETGPMGRLFRQSPLNAIWEGSGNVIALDVLRAVGREPESVEALRAYLLARQGQNSAYDRALSAFDWKGLHEGTARLGVERLALMAQAAVLIEWESPVAEAFCTLRLEQRGMAYGAFDATIDTRAIIERAIPG, from the coding sequence ATGACTGCACACCGTCCGGTAGAGGCGCTTGACACGCACGACGTATTCAACCAGCCGCCGCCGCTGGAAGATATCGACCTGTTCACCACCGACCGCGCGCTGTGCGATGCGGTGACAAGGTCCGGCGCGGGCGCCCATTCGCAGCGGCTCTCTGCGCTTGGCCAGCGTTCAGGCTCTGCCGAATTGCAGGCTTGGGGCGTTGAGGCCAACCGCGTTCAGCCCGTACTGGAAACGCACGATCGATATGGCCGGCGGATAGACGAAGTTACGTTCCATCCCGCCTATCACGGCCTGATGCGGCTGGGGCTGGAGAGCGGCTTCGCCAACGCCGCGTGGGACGGCACGGCAAACGGCCACGCGCTCCACGCCGCGATACTGATGCTTTCCACCCAGCCCGATGCGGGCACCACCTGCCCGATGACGATGACCTATGCCGCGGTCGCGGCGCTGGAGGCTGAACCGGATGTGGCCGCCGAATGGACCCCGCGCATCCTTGCCGGACGCTATGACCCGGCGGTGCGCCCCGCCGGTGAGAAGGCGGGCGTCACCATCGGCATGGCGATGACGGAAAAGCAGGGCGGGTCAGACGTGCGCGCCAATACCACGCGCGCGAGCCCTGCGCCGGATACGGGCGCGGGGTGGTATTCGCTCACCGGGCACAAGTGGTTCTGCTCTGCGCCGATGTGCGATGCGTTCCTTACGCTTGCCTATTCCGAAGGCGGCCTCACCTGCTTCCTGCTGCCGCGCTGGCTGCCCGACGGTACGCGCAATACGGGCTTTCGGGTGATGCGCCTGAAAGACAAGATGGGCGACAAGTCCAACGCTTCGTCCGAAGTCGAATACCACGGTGCGCTGGCCCGCCGCGTGGGTCCGGAAGGGCGCGGCGTGGCAACAATCATCCAGATGGTGCAGCACACCCGGCTCGATTGCGTGATGGGCTCTGCCGGGCAGATGCGCTGGGGGCTGGCGCAGGCGGTGTGGCACTCGGCGCACCGTTCTGCCTTTCAGAAGCGGCTGGCAGACCAGCCCGCGATGGCCAACGTGCTGGCCGACCTTGCGCTGGAAAGCGAAGCGGCAACGGCGATCGGATTAAGGCTGGCGCAGGCTTTTGATGAAGGCGACCCGATCGCGCGGCTGCTGACCCCGGTCGCCAAATACTGGGTGTGCAAGCGCGCGCCGAGCATGATCTATGAAGCGATGGAAGCGCATGGTGGCGCGGGATACGTCGAAACGGGGCCGATGGGGCGCCTGTTCCGCCAGTCGCCGCTGAACGCGATCTGGGAAGGATCGGGCAACGTCATCGCGCTCGACGTGTTGCGTGCCGTCGGGCGGGAACCCGAATCGGTCGAGGCGCTGCGCGCGTACCTGCTCGCCCGGCAAGGGCAGAATTCCGCCTACGACCGCGCGCTTTCCGCTTTCGACTGGAAGGGGCTGCACGAAGGCACCGCCCGGCTCGGCGTGGAACGGTTGGCGCTGATGGCGCAGGCCGCCGTGCTGATCGAGTGGGAAAGCCCGGTGGCCGAAGCGTTCTGCACACTGCGGCTGGAACAGCGCGGAATGGCCTATGGCGCGTTCGACGCGACAATCGACACGCGCGCGATTATCGAACGGGCGATACCGGGGTGA
- a CDS encoding acetyl-CoA C-acetyltransferase, with protein MAEAYIIDACRTPRGIGKPGKGALSHLHPQHLASTVLKAIKERNNLDTATVDDVIWSTSSQYGKQAGDLGRMAALAAGYDISASGTTLDRFCGGGITSVNLAAATIMAGMEDCVVAGGTEMMSFTAAWGAEQANAGFKPLGMGSGNPELDAMHPQSHQGVCGDAIAAREGIERHALDALAMVSQERADRAIREGRFDKSLVTVYNEDGSVALDHEEFPRPETTMEGLSGLKASFDKIADFDLGDGVTFRKQIQRRYPELDWKGVHHAGNSSGVVDGAAAVLLTSKEYAEKHGLKPRARIVAYANQGDDPTLMLNAPVPAAKKVLEKAGLTKDDIDHWEINEAFAVVAEKFIRDLELDRTKVNPNGGAMALGHPIGATGSILIGTVVDELERTGGRYGLVTMCAAGGMAPAIIIERLEG; from the coding sequence ATGGCCGAAGCCTATATCATCGACGCCTGCCGCACGCCGCGCGGCATCGGCAAGCCGGGCAAGGGCGCGCTGTCGCACCTGCACCCGCAGCACCTCGCCTCCACCGTGCTCAAGGCGATCAAGGAGCGCAACAATCTCGACACCGCGACCGTCGACGATGTGATCTGGTCAACCTCGTCGCAATACGGCAAGCAGGCGGGCGATCTTGGTCGCATGGCCGCGCTGGCGGCGGGCTATGACATTTCCGCGAGCGGCACCACGCTCGACCGTTTCTGCGGCGGCGGCATCACGTCGGTGAACCTTGCCGCGGCCACGATCATGGCGGGCATGGAGGACTGCGTGGTCGCCGGCGGCACCGAGATGATGAGCTTCACCGCCGCCTGGGGCGCGGAGCAGGCGAATGCCGGCTTCAAGCCGCTCGGCATGGGTTCGGGCAACCCCGAACTCGACGCGATGCACCCGCAGTCGCACCAGGGCGTGTGCGGCGATGCGATCGCCGCGCGCGAAGGCATTGAACGCCACGCGCTCGACGCGCTGGCGATGGTCAGCCAGGAACGGGCCGACCGCGCGATCCGCGAAGGCCGCTTCGACAAGTCGCTGGTCACCGTTTACAACGAAGACGGTTCCGTCGCGCTCGATCATGAGGAATTCCCCCGTCCGGAAACGACGATGGAGGGTCTTTCGGGCCTGAAAGCGAGCTTTGACAAGATCGCGGACTTCGATCTTGGCGACGGCGTGACATTCCGCAAGCAGATCCAGCGCCGCTACCCCGAACTCGACTGGAAGGGCGTGCATCACGCCGGCAACTCCTCGGGCGTGGTCGATGGCGCGGCCGCTGTTCTTCTCACCAGCAAGGAATACGCGGAAAAGCACGGGCTGAAGCCGCGCGCGCGCATCGTTGCCTATGCCAACCAGGGCGACGATCCCACGCTGATGCTGAACGCCCCGGTCCCGGCGGCGAAGAAGGTGCTGGAAAAGGCGGGCCTGACCAAGGACGATATCGACCACTGGGAGATCAACGAGGCCTTCGCCGTGGTCGCCGAAAAGTTCATCCGCGACCTTGAGCTTGACCGCACCAAGGTCAACCCGAACGGCGGCGCGATGGCGCTGGGCCACCCGATCGGCGCGACGGGTTCGATCCTGATCGGCACCGTGGTTGACGAGCTTGAGCGGACCGGCGGGCGCTATGGCCTCGTCACGATGTGCGCGGCGGGCGGCATGGCCCCGGCGATCATCATCGAACGCCTGGAAGGCTGA
- a CDS encoding nitronate monooxygenase family protein, producing the protein MPFKTRITELLEIEHPIVQGGMQWVGTAEMASAVANAGGLGILTALTQPSPEALRDEIERCRSMTDKPFGVNITVFPTINPPDYKAYAQAVLDGGVKIVETAGTPAVREIWEILKPKGVKILHKCTAVRHALSAERNGVDVISIDGFECAGHPGEDDIPGLILIPAAADKVKIPILASGGFGDGRGLVAALALGADGINMGTRFTATVEAPIHDDFKQQMVENDERSTDLIFRTYRNTARVAKNEISQQVVAAEREGKPFEAVADLVKGVRGREGLNTGDTNHGIWSAGMIQGLINDVPTCDVLVKRIVAEAEDIVRNRLSGMLV; encoded by the coding sequence ATGCCTTTCAAGACGCGGATTACCGAACTGCTCGAAATCGAACATCCGATCGTGCAGGGCGGCATGCAATGGGTCGGCACGGCGGAGATGGCCAGCGCCGTCGCCAATGCGGGCGGCCTCGGCATACTGACCGCGCTGACCCAGCCCAGCCCCGAAGCGCTGCGCGACGAGATCGAGCGCTGCCGGTCGATGACCGACAAGCCATTTGGCGTGAATATCACTGTGTTCCCCACGATCAATCCGCCCGATTACAAGGCCTATGCGCAAGCCGTGCTGGATGGCGGTGTGAAGATCGTTGAGACGGCGGGCACGCCGGCGGTGCGCGAAATCTGGGAAATCCTGAAGCCCAAGGGCGTGAAGATCCTGCACAAGTGCACAGCCGTTCGCCACGCGCTTTCGGCCGAACGCAACGGGGTGGATGTTATCAGCATCGACGGTTTCGAATGTGCGGGCCACCCGGGCGAGGACGATATTCCCGGCCTGATCCTGATTCCCGCGGCGGCCGACAAGGTGAAGATTCCGATCCTCGCCAGCGGCGGCTTCGGCGACGGGCGCGGGCTGGTTGCCGCGCTGGCGCTGGGGGCTGACGGCATCAACATGGGCACGCGCTTCACCGCGACGGTCGAAGCGCCGATCCACGATGACTTCAAGCAGCAGATGGTCGAGAACGACGAGCGTTCGACCGACCTCATCTTCCGCACCTATCGCAACACCGCCCGCGTGGCGAAGAACGAAATATCGCAGCAGGTCGTCGCAGCCGAGCGCGAAGGCAAGCCGTTCGAGGCGGTAGCGGACCTGGTGAAGGGCGTGCGCGGCCGCGAAGGGCTGAATACCGGCGATACCAACCACGGCATCTGGTCCGCGGGCATGATCCAGGGCCTGATCAACGACGTGCCGACGTGCGATGTGCTGGTGAAGCGCATCGTGGCCGAGGCCGAAGACATCGTCCGCAACCGCCTGAGCGGAATGCTGGTCTGA
- a CDS encoding acyl-CoA dehydrogenase family protein gives MTEHEDIAEIRRAVRALCEGFPGEYWREKDRERAYPGEFVDALTHSGFLAALIPPEYGGSGLKLDAAAVIMEEIQASGCNGASAHAQMYIMNTLLRYGSEEQKREYLPGIADGSLRLQAFGVSEPTSGTDTLSLRTVAVRDGDEYVVNGQKIWTSRAEHSDLMLLLARTTPREQVAKKTEGLSIFLVDMRKVVGSGMTIKPIRTMMNHSTTEVFFDDMRIPASALIGEEGKGFRYILSGMNAERILIGAECIGDAKWFIEKATAYAGERKVFGRPIGQNQGIQFPIARCYAQMRAAELMVHHAAQVYDAGGNPGAEANMAKLLASEASWAAADMCVQTHGGFGFAEEYDVERKFREARLYTVAPISTNLILSYLAEHVLGLPRSY, from the coding sequence ATGACCGAACACGAAGACATCGCAGAAATCCGCCGCGCTGTCCGCGCGCTGTGCGAAGGATTCCCCGGCGAATATTGGCGCGAGAAGGACCGGGAGCGGGCCTATCCGGGTGAATTCGTCGACGCGCTGACCCATTCGGGTTTCCTTGCCGCGCTGATTCCGCCCGAATACGGCGGCTCTGGCCTGAAGCTCGATGCAGCGGCCGTTATCATGGAGGAAATCCAGGCATCTGGCTGCAACGGTGCCTCTGCCCACGCGCAAATGTATATCATGAACACGCTGCTGCGTTACGGCAGCGAAGAACAGAAGCGCGAATACCTGCCCGGCATCGCCGATGGCTCTTTGCGGTTGCAGGCGTTTGGCGTGTCCGAACCGACCAGCGGCACCGATACGCTTTCCCTGCGAACCGTTGCGGTGAGGGACGGCGATGAATACGTGGTCAACGGCCAGAAGATCTGGACCAGCCGCGCCGAACATTCAGACCTTATGCTGCTGCTTGCCCGCACCACCCCGCGCGAACAGGTGGCGAAAAAGACCGAAGGGCTCTCGATCTTCCTGGTCGACATGCGCAAGGTTGTGGGAAGCGGCATGACGATCAAGCCGATCCGCACGATGATGAACCACTCCACGACAGAGGTGTTCTTCGACGATATGCGCATACCCGCCTCGGCCCTGATCGGCGAGGAAGGGAAGGGTTTCCGCTATATCCTTTCCGGCATGAACGCCGAACGCATCCTGATCGGTGCGGAATGCATCGGCGATGCCAAGTGGTTCATAGAAAAGGCAACCGCCTACGCGGGTGAGCGCAAGGTGTTCGGCAGGCCGATCGGCCAGAACCAGGGCATCCAGTTTCCCATCGCGCGCTGCTATGCCCAGATGCGCGCGGCCGAACTGATGGTCCACCACGCCGCGCAGGTTTACGACGCAGGCGGCAATCCGGGGGCCGAAGCGAACATGGCAAAGCTGCTTGCCAGCGAAGCAAGCTGGGCGGCCGCCGATATGTGCGTGCAGACCCACGGCGGCTTCGGTTTTGCTGAGGAATACGATGTGGAACGCAAGTTCCGCGAAGCGCGGCTTTATACGGTCGCACCGATCAGCACGAACCTGATCCTCAGTTACCTGGCCGAACACGTGCTGGGCCTGCCGCGAAGCTACTGA
- a CDS encoding phosphoenolpyruvate carboxykinase codes for MSDTKLNVSLAAQGFPQPATLHANLGTAPLVEQALKRGEGVLTRDGALLVDTGKFTGRSVKDKFIVRDATTESAVDWGAINQPMNGEHWANLKADFLSALGDKDEMFVADLFGGSQPEYRVNVRVLTQLAWHSLFVRTLLVRPTADELAGFEPEYTIINLPSFKATPERHGCNSDTVIAVNFTEKLILIGNTEYSGEMKKGVFGLLNFLLPAQGVMPMHCSANIGADGTSAIFFGLSGTGKTTLSADASRTLIGDDEHGWSDTAVFNFEGGCYAKMINLSAEGEPEIYATTKMFGTILENVTIDPDTRELDFTDASKTENTRGAYPIDFIPNASEENLGPVPKNVIMLTADAYGVLPPIARLTPEQAMYHFLSGYTAKVAGTEIGVTEPQATFSTCFGAAFMPRHPSVYGNLLKERIAKGGVKCWLVNTGWSGGKATTPGIKRMPIKATRALLNAALDGSLNEVEFKKDPNFGFEVPVAVPGVDTRLLDPRAAWPDQDAYDETAQTLVKAFIDNFAQFADHVDEGVRQAAPGATVAA; via the coding sequence GTGTCCGACACCAAGCTCAACGTCTCGCTCGCTGCGCAGGGTTTCCCCCAGCCTGCCACGCTCCATGCCAACCTGGGCACCGCCCCGCTGGTAGAGCAGGCGCTGAAGCGTGGCGAAGGCGTGCTGACCAGGGACGGCGCGCTGCTGGTCGATACCGGCAAGTTCACCGGGCGCAGCGTGAAGGACAAGTTCATCGTTCGCGATGCCACGACCGAGAGCGCTGTTGACTGGGGCGCGATCAACCAGCCGATGAATGGCGAGCACTGGGCGAACCTCAAGGCCGATTTCCTCTCCGCGCTCGGCGACAAGGACGAGATGTTCGTTGCCGACCTGTTCGGCGGCAGCCAGCCCGAATACCGCGTCAACGTGCGCGTCCTTACCCAGCTGGCCTGGCACAGCCTGTTCGTGCGCACGCTGCTGGTGCGCCCGACTGCTGACGAGTTGGCCGGCTTCGAGCCTGAATACACGATCATCAACCTGCCCAGCTTCAAGGCGACCCCCGAACGTCACGGCTGCAACAGCGACACGGTGATCGCGGTCAACTTCACCGAGAAGCTGATCCTGATCGGCAACACCGAATATTCGGGCGAGATGAAAAAGGGCGTGTTCGGCCTGCTCAACTTCCTGCTCCCGGCGCAGGGCGTGATGCCGATGCACTGTTCGGCCAACATCGGCGCCGACGGAACGAGCGCGATCTTCTTCGGCCTTTCGGGCACCGGCAAGACCACGCTTTCCGCCGACGCTTCGCGCACGCTGATCGGCGATGACGAACACGGCTGGTCAGACACCGCGGTGTTCAACTTCGAAGGCGGCTGCTACGCCAAGATGATCAACCTCTCGGCCGAGGGCGAGCCGGAGATCTACGCGACCACGAAGATGTTCGGCACGATCCTTGAGAACGTGACGATCGATCCCGATACGCGCGAGCTGGATTTCACCGACGCCAGCAAGACCGAGAACACGCGCGGCGCCTATCCGATTGACTTCATTCCGAACGCTTCGGAAGAAAACCTCGGCCCGGTGCCCAAGAACGTCATCATGCTTACCGCAGACGCCTATGGTGTGTTGCCGCCGATCGCGCGGCTGACGCCCGAGCAGGCGATGTACCACTTCCTTTCAGGCTACACCGCCAAAGTGGCCGGAACCGAAATCGGCGTGACCGAACCGCAGGCCACCTTCAGCACCTGCTTCGGCGCCGCGTTCATGCCGCGCCACCCGTCGGTCTATGGCAACCTGCTGAAAGAGCGGATTGCCAAGGGCGGCGTGAAGTGCTGGCTGGTCAACACCGGCTGGTCGGGCGGCAAGGCGACGACGCCGGGCATCAAGCGTATGCCGATCAAGGCAACGCGCGCGCTGCTTAACGCCGCGCTCGACGGCAGCCTGAACGAAGTCGAGTTCAAGAAGGATCCCAACTTCGGCTTTGAAGTTCCGGTGGCCGTGCCGGGCGTCGATACCAGGCTGCTCGACCCGCGCGCCGCGTGGCCCGACCAGGACGCCTACGACGAGACCGCGCAGACGCTGGTCAAGGCCTTCATCGACAACTTCGCGCAATTTGCCGATCACGTCGACGAAGGCGTGCGCCAGGCAGCTCCGGGCGCGACTGTCGCCGCCTGA
- a CDS encoding response regulator transcription factor — protein sequence MDEASRDSADLPAKSPPHAARVIALVDDDRNILTTVSIALQTEGFATRLYTDGDTALKALLENPPDLAVCDIKMPRMDGLEMLRRLREKSELPVILLTSKDDEADEALGLSMGADDYIAKPFSQRLLVARIRAILRRSEVTRRDADAEPPAQPLPDPIKRGRLTMDPARHHVTWAGRPVSLTVTEFLILEALAMRPGVVKTRGALMDAAYHDDVFVDDRTIDSHIKRLRRKMRVADPQFSAIETLYGAGYSFTDD from the coding sequence ATGGACGAAGCATCGCGCGACAGTGCTGACCTGCCGGCAAAATCGCCACCGCATGCTGCGCGGGTGATCGCCCTTGTCGACGATGACCGCAACATCCTTACCACCGTTTCGATCGCGCTTCAGACAGAAGGGTTCGCAACCCGGCTCTATACCGATGGCGATACCGCGCTGAAGGCGCTGCTGGAAAACCCGCCGGACCTTGCGGTGTGCGACATAAAGATGCCGCGCATGGACGGGCTGGAGATGCTGCGCCGCCTGCGCGAGAAGAGCGAACTGCCGGTGATCCTGCTGACCAGCAAGGACGACGAGGCGGACGAAGCGCTGGGCCTTTCCATGGGTGCGGACGATTATATCGCCAAGCCTTTTAGCCAGCGCCTGCTCGTGGCGCGAATCCGCGCAATCCTGCGCCGCAGCGAAGTAACCCGGCGCGACGCCGATGCCGAACCGCCGGCGCAGCCGCTGCCCGATCCGATCAAGCGCGGACGGTTGACGATGGACCCGGCGCGCCACCACGTAACCTGGGCGGGCAGACCGGTTTCGCTGACGGTGACGGAGTTCCTGATCCTGGAAGCGCTGGCCATGCGTCCGGGCGTGGTGAAGACGCGCGGCGCGCTGATGGACGCAGCCTATCACGACGACGTGTTCGTCGACGATCGCACCATAGACAGCCACATAAAGCGCCTGCGCCGCAAGATGCGCGTCGCCGATCCGCAATTTTCGGCAATAGAAACGCTGTATGGCGCGGGCTACAGCTTCACCGATGACTGA
- a CDS encoding ATP-binding protein, protein MGGGRRTGSMFWPRNLSLTSRILAVNLIALGLLAGSLFYLDSYRKQLLGERFKLARAEAQITADALEEMNPRQRRELAVRVGSQRKMRLRIFNAKGALELDSFTLAPPTFTLVDPASESWLQTAARALDRGVDFIVGAPDVPLYSEPATDTAANWPEVGMARKYGASKVFFRYAPDRTPVITAAVPVGKSGETLLTLRNAPDITQAVRDARQTLAIIVAVALLFSIQLSLFLARTIVQPLRTLVRAAVRVRLGRDRAVVVPRLPERGDEIGLLARAFSDMTAALRQRIDAVESFAADVAHELKNPLASLRSAVDTMDKVEDPDLRRQLVGIAAHDVQRIDRLITEIADASRIDAELSRATFEPVDLAALAARLVGARSARGLSDDAPQIRFRRGPGAAIVAGDAARLERVLENLLDNAVSFSPPGGEVAVLVAGGDAGVQLTVTDEGPGIPMAEREKVFDRFHSVRPPDEAFGSHSGLGLAIARTIATAHDGTLDIADRADGRSGTCMVLTLPAARNGAQ, encoded by the coding sequence ATGGGCGGCGGTCGTCGGACAGGCTCGATGTTCTGGCCGCGCAACCTTTCGCTCACGTCGCGCATCCTGGCCGTGAACCTGATCGCGCTGGGGTTGCTGGCGGGCAGCCTGTTCTACCTCGACAGCTATCGCAAGCAGCTGCTTGGCGAACGCTTCAAGCTGGCGCGCGCCGAAGCGCAGATCACCGCCGACGCGCTGGAAGAGATGAACCCGCGCCAGCGACGGGAACTGGCGGTGCGTGTCGGATCGCAGCGCAAGATGCGCTTGCGGATATTCAATGCGAAGGGCGCGCTTGAACTCGACAGTTTCACGCTGGCCCCGCCCACGTTCACGCTGGTCGATCCGGCAAGCGAATCCTGGCTGCAGACGGCGGCGCGCGCGCTGGACCGCGGGGTGGATTTCATCGTCGGCGCGCCAGACGTGCCGCTATACAGCGAACCCGCGACGGATACGGCGGCGAACTGGCCGGAAGTGGGCATGGCGCGCAAGTACGGCGCGTCGAAGGTGTTCTTCCGCTATGCGCCCGACAGGACGCCGGTGATCACCGCCGCCGTGCCGGTGGGCAAGAGCGGCGAAACGCTGCTTACCCTGCGCAACGCGCCCGACATCACCCAGGCGGTGCGCGATGCGCGCCAGACGCTGGCGATCATCGTGGCGGTGGCGCTGCTGTTTTCCATCCAGCTTTCGCTGTTCCTTGCACGCACCATCGTCCAGCCGCTGCGCACGCTGGTGCGCGCGGCGGTGCGCGTGCGCCTGGGGCGCGACCGCGCGGTGGTTGTGCCGCGCCTGCCCGAGCGCGGGGACGAGATCGGACTGCTGGCGCGCGCCTTTTCGGACATGACCGCCGCGCTGCGCCAGCGCATCGACGCGGTCGAAAGTTTCGCCGCCGATGTCGCGCACGAGCTGAAGAATCCGCTCGCTTCGCTGCGCAGCGCGGTGGACACGATGGACAAGGTGGAAGACCCGGACCTGCGCCGCCAGCTTGTGGGCATCGCCGCGCACGACGTTCAGCGGATCGACCGCCTGATTACCGAGATCGCCGATGCCAGCCGCATCGATGCGGAGCTTTCGCGCGCCACGTTCGAGCCGGTGGACCTGGCGGCGCTGGCCGCGCGGCTGGTCGGCGCGCGCAGCGCAAGGGGCCTGTCGGACGATGCGCCGCAGATCCGCTTTCGCCGGGGGCCGGGTGCGGCCATCGTGGCGGGGGATGCGGCGCGGCTGGAACGCGTGCTGGAAAACCTGCTGGACAACGCCGTCTCCTTCTCGCCGCCCGGTGGCGAAGTGGCGGTGCTGGTGGCCGGCGGCGATGCCGGTGTGCAACTGACCGTGACGGACGAAGGGCCGGGCATCCCGATGGCCGAACGCGAGAAGGTGTTCGACAGGTTCCACTCGGTCCGCCCGCCGGACGAGGCGTTCGGTTCGCACAGCGGCCTGGGCCTCGCCATCGCGCGCACGATCGCCACCGCGCATGACGGCACGCTGGATATTGCCGACAGGGCCGACGGCCGCAGCGGGACGTGCATGGTGCTGACCCTGCCCGCTGCCCGCAACGGCGCGCAATAA
- a CDS encoding HPr kinase/phosphatase C-terminal domain-containing protein: protein MTTIRQATCVAIGRRAILIEGPPGSGKSSLALALIDRGATLVGDDGIVLEPVDGLLVAAPHPRTEGKLEVRNVGLVSMPAVGGVPVALVVRLSPDAPRWISAPDRAVIEGCPLPAIALWPDSPALPLRAEYALDLYGLAID, encoded by the coding sequence ATGACGACGATCCGCCAGGCCACCTGCGTTGCCATCGGGCGCAGGGCGATCCTGATCGAAGGGCCACCGGGCAGCGGCAAGTCCAGCCTTGCGCTGGCGCTGATCGACCGGGGGGCAACGCTTGTCGGCGATGACGGCATTGTGCTTGAACCGGTCGACGGCCTGCTGGTGGCAGCACCGCACCCGCGCACCGAAGGCAAGCTGGAAGTGCGCAACGTGGGGCTGGTTTCCATGCCGGCCGTCGGCGGCGTTCCGGTGGCGCTGGTGGTGCGGCTTTCACCCGATGCGCCGCGCTGGATTTCCGCACCGGACAGGGCGGTGATCGAAGGCTGTCCGCTGCCCGCAATCGCGCTGTGGCCCGATAGTCCGGCCCTGCCCCTGCGCGCGGAATATGCGCTGGACCTGTATGGCCTTGCCATAGACTGA
- the rapZ gene encoding RNase adapter RapZ — protein sequence MDGESQATPQRILLVTGLLGAGKTTALRVLEDLGWEAIDNFPIRLLDRLLETESTGTGHDTAPLAIGFDSRTRGFDPAWIIERVKELSERPDLDVTTLFLDCAGRELERRYNETRRRHPMSEDKPVGTGIAAERELLAPLRRWADMVISTTSYSSNDLQQAIRQQFGEDSPQQLTITVSSFGFARGTPPLADLVFDMRFLDNPHWDETLRPMTGQDKAVGDYIRRDPAFDEAYTRIRDLLLLLLPRYRAQGKAYVHIAFGCTGGRHRSVFTAETIASALRDAGFSPTLLHRNLGSRAADLLEGSRR from the coding sequence ATGGATGGCGAGTCGCAGGCCACACCCCAGCGAATCCTGCTGGTCACCGGGCTGCTCGGCGCGGGCAAGACCACTGCGTTGCGCGTGCTTGAGGATCTGGGCTGGGAAGCGATCGACAATTTCCCGATCCGCCTGCTCGACCGTTTGCTGGAAACCGAATCGACCGGGACCGGGCACGATACCGCGCCGCTTGCGATCGGCTTCGATTCGCGCACGCGCGGGTTCGATCCGGCCTGGATCATCGAGCGGGTAAAGGAACTGTCCGAGCGGCCGGACCTCGACGTTACCACGCTGTTCCTCGACTGCGCGGGACGCGAGCTTGAACGGCGCTATAACGAAACGCGCCGGCGCCACCCGATGAGCGAGGACAAGCCCGTCGGCACCGGCATCGCCGCCGAGCGCGAATTGCTGGCCCCGCTGCGCCGCTGGGCGGACATGGTGATTTCCACCACAAGTTATTCCAGCAACGACCTGCAACAGGCGATTCGCCAGCAGTTCGGCGAAGACAGCCCGCAGCAGTTGACCATCACGGTCAGCAGTTTCGGTTTTGCGCGCGGCACGCCGCCGCTGGCCGACCTGGTGTTCGACATGCGCTTCCTGGACAATCCCCACTGGGACGAAACCCTGCGCCCCATGACCGGGCAGGACAAGGCGGTGGGCGATTACATCCGCCGCGATCCCGCCTTCGATGAAGCTTACACGCGGATTCGCGACCTGCTTTTGCTGCTGCTTCCGCGCTATCGGGCGCAGGGCAAGGCCTATGTCCACATCGCGTTCGGCTGCACCGGCGGGCGCCACCGTTCGGTCTTTACCGCCGAAACCATCGCTTCCGCCTTGCGCGACGCGGGATTTTCACCCACATTGCTGCACCGCAACCTGGGGTCCCGGGCAGCAGACCTGCTGGAAGGCTCCAGACGATGA
- a CDS encoding PTS sugar transporter subunit IIA produces MIGLILVTHGALADEFIHAMEHVVGRQSDIVGVCIGPNDDMEKRRKEIADAIRRVDSGDGVIILTDLFGGTPSNLAISLMQAGRVEVIAGINLPMLIRLAKARNCMGVREATAAAREAGRNYITVASEFLGQDALQ; encoded by the coding sequence ATGATCGGACTTATTCTGGTCACGCACGGGGCGCTCGCAGACGAATTCATCCATGCGATGGAGCACGTTGTGGGGCGCCAGAGCGATATTGTCGGCGTTTGCATCGGGCCGAATGACGACATGGAGAAACGCCGCAAGGAAATTGCCGACGCGATTCGCCGCGTCGACAGCGGCGACGGCGTGATTATCCTGACCGACCTGTTCGGCGGAACGCCGTCCAACCTCGCCATTTCGCTGATGCAGGCGGGCCGGGTGGAAGTGATCGCGGGGATCAACCTGCCGATGCTGATCCGGCTGGCGAAGGCGCGCAATTGCATGGGCGTGCGCGAAGCGACCGCCGCCGCGCGCGAAGCCGGGCGCAATTACATTACCGTCGCGTCCGAATTTCTGGGACAGGATGCGCTGCAATGA